The Thermobispora bispora DSM 43833 genome window below encodes:
- a CDS encoding PLP-dependent cysteine synthase family protein, translating to MRFDSLIDSVGNTPLVGLPHLSPSPEVRLWAKLEDRNPTGSVKDRPALWMIQQAEKDGLLHPGCTILEPTSGNTGISLAMAARLKGYRLVCVMPENTSEERRQLLRMWGAEIISSPAAGGSNEAVRVAKALAEEHRDWVMLYQYGNPANWRAHYETTGPEILRDLPSVTHFVAGLGTSGTLMGVGRYLREHVPGVKIVAAEPRYGELVYGLRNVDEGFIPELYDESVLTTRYSVSSADALRRTRELLEKEGIFAGISTGCALHAALAMARKAVAAGERADIVFIVADGGWKYLSTGAYEGTLEEAERRLEGQLWA from the coding sequence ATGCGTTTCGACTCACTGATCGATTCGGTCGGCAACACCCCGCTGGTCGGCCTGCCGCACCTGTCCCCGTCCCCGGAGGTGCGGCTGTGGGCGAAGCTGGAGGACCGGAACCCGACCGGATCGGTCAAGGACCGGCCCGCGCTCTGGATGATCCAGCAGGCCGAGAAGGACGGGCTGCTCCATCCGGGGTGCACCATCCTCGAGCCGACCTCGGGCAACACCGGGATCTCGCTCGCCATGGCCGCCCGGCTCAAGGGCTACCGGCTGGTGTGCGTGATGCCGGAGAACACCTCCGAGGAGCGCCGCCAGCTCCTCCGCATGTGGGGCGCGGAGATCATCTCGTCTCCGGCGGCCGGCGGCTCCAACGAGGCGGTCCGGGTGGCGAAGGCCCTGGCCGAGGAGCACCGTGACTGGGTGATGCTCTACCAGTACGGCAACCCGGCCAACTGGCGCGCCCACTACGAGACCACGGGGCCCGAGATCCTCCGGGACCTGCCGTCCGTCACCCACTTCGTCGCCGGCCTCGGCACGTCGGGGACGCTCATGGGCGTCGGCCGCTACCTGCGCGAGCACGTGCCCGGCGTGAAGATCGTGGCAGCCGAGCCGCGCTACGGCGAGCTGGTGTACGGCCTGCGCAACGTGGACGAGGGGTTCATCCCCGAGCTCTACGACGAGTCGGTGCTCACCACGCGCTACTCGGTCTCCTCGGCCGACGCGCTGCGCCGGACCCGCGAGCTGCTGGAGAAGGAGGGCATCTTCGCCGGCATCTCGACCGGGTGCGCGCTCCACGCCGCGCTCGCCATGGCCCGCAAGGCAGTGGCCGCGGGCGAGCGGGCCGACATCGTCTTCATCGTGGCCGACGGTGGCTGGAAGTACCTGTCCACCGGCGCCTACGAGGGCACGCTCGAGGAGGCGGAGCGCCGCCTCGAGGGCCAGCTCTGGGCCTGA
- a CDS encoding thioesterase family protein, with protein MTKFDEATRAIRVDDQTYDVCLDNGFSIGGPLNGGYLMAAMLRAVVDESPHEHPVSTSAQFLRVARPGAARVRVERIKTGRTAAVSRATLIQEGQAVVEALVTTATLDPDAVPVWSDGPSARMPEPDECVRLPDPKPESGLTLNHQIELRFDPPTVGWLKGEPTGRPEMRAYFRLAEPQDPDPYVLALAVDAMPPVVFSAGMRGWAPTVELTWHLRALPAPGWLTVIGSGRLISDGWFDEEVEVWDSAGRLVAQSRQLARLGRG; from the coding sequence GTGACGAAGTTCGACGAGGCCACGCGCGCGATCCGGGTCGACGATCAGACGTACGACGTCTGCCTCGACAACGGGTTCTCGATCGGCGGCCCGCTGAACGGCGGCTACCTCATGGCGGCCATGCTCCGCGCGGTGGTCGACGAGTCGCCGCACGAGCACCCGGTCTCCACGAGCGCGCAGTTCCTCCGCGTCGCCCGGCCCGGCGCCGCCCGGGTGCGCGTCGAGCGGATCAAGACGGGCAGGACCGCGGCCGTCTCCCGGGCCACCCTGATCCAGGAGGGGCAGGCGGTGGTCGAGGCGCTGGTCACCACGGCGACGCTCGACCCGGACGCGGTGCCGGTCTGGTCGGACGGGCCCTCCGCGCGCATGCCCGAACCGGATGAGTGCGTGCGGCTGCCCGACCCCAAACCCGAGAGCGGCCTCACCCTCAACCACCAGATCGAGCTGCGGTTCGACCCGCCGACCGTGGGGTGGCTCAAGGGCGAGCCCACCGGCCGCCCCGAGATGCGGGCGTACTTCCGGCTCGCCGAGCCGCAGGACCCCGACCCGTACGTGCTCGCCCTCGCCGTGGACGCCATGCCGCCCGTCGTCTTCTCCGCGGGCATGCGCGGCTGGGCGCCCACGGTGGAGCTCACCTGGCACCTGCGCGCGCTCCCCGCGCCGGGCTGGCTCACCGTGATCGGGAGCGGGCGCCTGATCAGCGACGGCTGGTTCGACGAGGAGGTCGAGGTGTGGGACTCGGCCGGCCGGCTCGTCGCCCAGTCCCGCCAGCTCGCCCGCCTCGGCCGCGGGTGA
- a CDS encoding DEAD/DEAH box helicase encodes MSVSAASNLSPAYPNRAAWGTAPKLRAWQQEAFDLYFRRDPRDFLAVATPGAGKTTFALRIATELLHRRAVQAVTIVTPTEHLKRQWADAAAKVGIRIDPDFKNSQGTISRDYTGAAVTYAQVAMHPALHRARTVARKTLVIFDEIHHAGDSKSWGDAVREAFDPAARRLALTGTPFRSDDNPIPFVTYVEDGDGALRSVADYTYGYGAALADGVVRPVIFLAYAGEMKWRTRAGDEVSAMLGTPLTKDQLAQAWRAALDPKGDWIRQVIHAADRRLTEVRRSIPDAGGLVIASDQATARAYARHIRAITGESAEVVLSDDPGASKKIKEFAASTRRWLVAVRMVSEGVDIPRLIVGVYATSTSTPLFFAQAVGRFVRARRRGEIASIFLPSVPVLLGLAAELEAERDHVLGRRRGDEGGLDDHLLDLARQERRTPEAVGEELPPQTLETSATFDRVLFDGGEFGTAAAPGSPEEEEFLGLPGLLEPHQVATLLRKRQAEQLAAKRKAQAEQAEAKPALPPHEELRELRRELNSLVGAWNHRTGVPHGVIHAELRRACGGPPVAQATAEQLRKRIELIRRWATQRR; translated from the coding sequence TTGAGCGTTTCGGCCGCCTCCAACCTCTCCCCCGCCTACCCGAACCGCGCCGCCTGGGGCACCGCACCCAAGCTCCGCGCCTGGCAGCAGGAGGCCTTCGACCTCTACTTCCGGCGGGACCCCAGGGACTTCCTGGCCGTGGCGACGCCCGGCGCGGGGAAGACCACCTTCGCGCTGCGGATCGCCACCGAGCTGCTGCACCGGCGGGCGGTCCAGGCGGTGACGATCGTCACGCCGACCGAGCACCTCAAACGGCAGTGGGCCGACGCCGCGGCGAAGGTCGGCATCCGGATCGACCCCGACTTCAAGAACAGCCAGGGCACCATCTCGCGCGACTACACCGGGGCCGCGGTCACCTACGCCCAGGTGGCCATGCACCCGGCGCTCCACCGCGCCCGCACCGTGGCGCGCAAGACCCTGGTGATCTTCGATGAGATCCACCACGCGGGCGACAGCAAGTCGTGGGGGGACGCCGTGCGGGAGGCGTTCGACCCCGCGGCCCGGCGGCTCGCGCTCACCGGCACCCCGTTCCGCTCCGACGACAACCCGATCCCGTTCGTCACCTACGTCGAGGACGGCGACGGGGCGCTGCGGAGCGTCGCCGACTACACCTACGGGTACGGCGCGGCCCTCGCCGACGGCGTGGTCCGGCCCGTCATCTTCCTCGCGTACGCCGGGGAGATGAAGTGGCGGACCCGGGCCGGCGACGAGGTGAGCGCCATGCTCGGCACCCCGCTCACCAAGGACCAGCTCGCCCAGGCGTGGCGGGCCGCCCTCGACCCGAAGGGCGACTGGATCCGCCAGGTGATCCACGCGGCCGACCGGCGGCTGACCGAGGTGCGGCGGAGCATTCCCGACGCGGGCGGCCTGGTGATCGCCTCGGATCAGGCGACGGCCCGCGCCTACGCCCGCCACATCCGGGCCATCACCGGCGAGAGCGCCGAGGTCGTGCTCTCCGACGACCCCGGCGCGTCCAAGAAGATCAAGGAGTTCGCCGCGTCGACCCGCCGGTGGCTGGTCGCGGTGCGCATGGTCTCCGAGGGCGTGGACATCCCCCGGCTCATCGTGGGGGTGTACGCCACGAGCACCTCGACCCCGCTGTTCTTCGCCCAGGCGGTCGGGCGCTTCGTCCGGGCCCGGCGGCGCGGCGAGATCGCGTCGATCTTCCTGCCCTCGGTCCCGGTCCTGCTCGGCCTCGCCGCCGAGCTGGAGGCCGAGCGCGACCACGTGCTCGGCCGGAGGCGGGGCGACGAGGGCGGGCTCGACGACCACCTGCTGGACCTGGCCCGGCAGGAGCGGCGGACGCCCGAGGCCGTCGGCGAGGAGCTCCCCCCGCAGACGCTCGAGACCTCCGCCACGTTCGACCGGGTGCTCTTCGACGGCGGCGAGTTCGGCACCGCCGCCGCGCCGGGCTCCCCCGAGGAGGAGGAGTTCCTCGGCCTCCCCGGGCTGCTCGAACCGCACCAGGTGGCGACGCTGCTCCGCAAGCGCCAGGCCGAGCAGCTGGCCGCGAAGCGGAAGGCGCAGGCGGAGCAGGCCGAGGCGAAGCCGGCGCTGCCCCCGCACGAGGAGCTGCGGGAGCTGCGCCGGGAGCTCAACAGCCTGGTCGGCGCGTGGAACCACCGGACCGGCGTGCCGCACGGCGTGATCCACGCGGAGCTCCGCCGGGCCTGCGGCGGGCCGCCGGTCGCCCAGGCGACCGCCGAGCAGCTCCGCAAGCGGATCGAGCTGATCCGGAGGTGGGCCACCCAGCGCCGGTGA
- the rph gene encoding ribonuclease PH, which yields MTRSDGRRPDQLRPVTITRNWLAHAEGSVLVEFGATKVLCAATVEAGNVPRWRKGSGLGWVTAEYAMLPRATGTRSERESVKGKIGGRTHEISRLIGRALRACVDFKVMGENSIIIDCDVLQADGGTRTAAITGAFVALADAVAWMRANEVCLGDPLVNSVSAVSVGIVGSEPLLDLCYEEDVVAETDMNVVMTGAGAFVEVQGTAEGAPFGRDQLNALLDLATAGCAELARIQAEALGRDLPGSGA from the coding sequence ATGACACGTTCAGACGGTCGGCGACCCGACCAGCTCCGCCCGGTGACGATCACCCGTAACTGGCTCGCCCACGCCGAAGGCTCCGTCCTGGTGGAGTTCGGCGCGACCAAGGTGCTGTGCGCCGCGACCGTGGAGGCGGGCAACGTCCCCCGCTGGCGCAAGGGCAGCGGCCTGGGCTGGGTGACGGCCGAGTACGCCATGCTGCCCCGCGCCACCGGCACGCGCAGCGAGCGCGAGTCGGTGAAGGGGAAGATCGGCGGCCGCACCCATGAGATCTCCCGGCTGATCGGCCGGGCCCTGCGGGCCTGCGTGGACTTCAAGGTGATGGGGGAGAACTCGATCATCATCGACTGCGACGTCCTGCAGGCCGACGGCGGCACCCGGACCGCCGCGATCACCGGGGCGTTCGTCGCCCTCGCCGACGCCGTGGCGTGGATGCGGGCGAACGAGGTCTGCCTCGGTGACCCCCTGGTGAACTCGGTCTCCGCGGTCTCGGTCGGGATCGTCGGCTCCGAACCCCTGCTCGATCTCTGCTATGAGGAGGACGTCGTCGCCGAGACCGACATGAACGTGGTGATGACCGGAGCCGGGGCGTTCGTCGAGGTGCAGGGCACCGCCGAGGGCGCGCCGTTCGGCCGGGACCAGCTCAACGCGCTGCTCGACCTCGCCACGGCCGGCTGCGCCGAGCTCGCCCGCATCCAGGCCGAGGCGCTCGGCCGGGACCTCCCGGGGAGCGGCGCATGA
- a CDS encoding nicotinate phosphoribosyltransferase: MTGTALLTDRYELTMLQAALASGAAHRRTVFEVFARSLPQGRRYGVVAGVDRVLDAIEDFRFDEDTLEFLRSARVVDERTLEYLASYRFSGDVYGYREGEVFFPGSPILVVEGTFAEAVLLETVVLSILNHDCAVAAAASRMVHAAGGRPLIEMGSRRTHEHAAVAAARAAYLCGFASTSNLMAERRYGIPSAGTAAHAFTLVHDSEKEAFRGQLESLGYGTTLLVDTYDVANAVRTAVELAGPRLGAVRIDSGDLAVVAQEVRRQLDELGATKTKIIVTGDLDEFSIAALAAAPVDGYGVGTSLVTGSGHPTAHLVYKLVAREDPRGELIPVAKRSVGKPSRGGRKWAYRRISGGTATAEIVANRPMEDEGRPLLAKLIERGEVIGREPLAAARERHRAAMAELPLVAHSLSPGDPAIPTIFY; encoded by the coding sequence ATGACGGGGACAGCCCTACTGACCGACCGCTACGAACTCACGATGCTCCAGGCGGCGCTCGCCAGCGGAGCCGCGCACCGGCGCACCGTCTTCGAGGTCTTCGCCCGCTCGCTCCCGCAGGGGCGCCGGTACGGCGTGGTGGCGGGGGTGGACCGGGTGCTCGACGCGATCGAGGACTTCCGGTTCGACGAGGACACCCTCGAGTTCCTCCGCTCGGCCCGGGTGGTGGACGAGCGGACCCTGGAGTACCTCGCCTCCTACCGGTTCTCCGGCGACGTGTACGGCTACCGCGAGGGGGAGGTGTTCTTCCCCGGGTCGCCGATCCTCGTGGTGGAGGGCACCTTCGCCGAGGCGGTGCTGCTGGAGACCGTCGTCCTGTCGATCCTCAACCACGACTGCGCGGTCGCCGCCGCGGCGTCGCGCATGGTCCACGCGGCCGGCGGGCGCCCGCTGATCGAGATGGGGTCGCGCCGGACCCACGAGCACGCGGCCGTGGCGGCGGCCCGGGCGGCCTACCTGTGCGGCTTCGCCTCGACCTCCAACCTCATGGCCGAGCGCCGGTACGGCATCCCCTCCGCGGGCACCGCCGCCCACGCGTTCACCCTGGTCCACGACTCGGAGAAGGAGGCGTTCCGCGGCCAGCTCGAGTCGCTCGGCTACGGCACCACCCTCCTGGTCGACACCTACGACGTGGCCAACGCGGTGCGGACGGCGGTCGAGCTCGCCGGCCCGCGGCTCGGGGCGGTGCGGATCGACTCCGGCGACCTCGCCGTGGTCGCCCAGGAGGTGCGGCGCCAGCTCGACGAGCTCGGGGCCACCAAGACCAAGATCATCGTGACCGGCGACCTGGACGAGTTCTCGATCGCCGCGCTCGCCGCCGCCCCGGTCGACGGGTACGGCGTCGGCACCTCGCTGGTCACCGGGTCGGGGCACCCGACCGCCCACCTCGTCTACAAGCTGGTGGCCCGGGAGGACCCCCGGGGAGAGCTCATCCCGGTGGCGAAGCGGTCGGTGGGCAAGCCGAGCCGCGGCGGGCGCAAGTGGGCGTACCGGCGGATCAGCGGCGGGACCGCGACCGCCGAGATCGTCGCCAACCGGCCCATGGAGGACGAGGGACGCCCGCTCCTCGCCAAGCTGATCGAGCGGGGCGAGGTCATCGGCAGGGAGCCCTTGGCGGCGGCCCGGGAGCGGCACCGCGCGGCCATGGCCGAGCTCCCGCTGGTCGCGCACAGCCTCTCGCCCGGCGATCCGGCGATCCCTACAATTTTCTACTGA
- a CDS encoding Mov34/MPN/PAD-1 family protein, with translation MLTIKRELVEKIIAHARADHPDEACGVIAGPAGSDRPERFIPMQNAERSPTFYRFDSMEQFRVWREMDERDEVPVVIYHSHTATEAYPSRTDIELASEPDAHYVLVSTATEEGEFRSFRIVDGVVTEEEVKIVESYD, from the coding sequence ATGTTGACGATCAAACGCGAGCTGGTGGAGAAGATCATCGCGCACGCTCGCGCCGACCACCCGGACGAGGCGTGCGGCGTCATCGCGGGCCCTGCCGGTTCGGACCGTCCCGAGCGGTTCATCCCGATGCAGAACGCGGAGCGCTCCCCGACCTTCTACCGGTTCGACTCCATGGAGCAGTTCCGCGTCTGGCGGGAGATGGACGAGCGAGACGAGGTCCCGGTGGTGATCTATCACTCGCACACCGCGACCGAGGCGTACCCGTCGCGGACCGACATCGAGCTCGCGTCCGAGCCGGACGCGCACTACGTGCTCGTCTCCACCGCCACGGAGGAGGGCGAGTTCCGGTCGTTCCGCATCGTGGACGGAGTCGTCACGGAAGAGGAAGTGAAGATCGTAGAATCCTACGACTAA
- a CDS encoding DUF2017 domain-containing protein, translated as MGTGFQASGDKITAHFDPAEAAVLRSVVSQILELIEPGTTGDDPLERALGIGSPTPPTDPVLARLFPSAYPEDEKAAEEFRRYTEATLRDGKRADAATVLETLAPGRVTLTPEQAHAWLRALNDVRLALGVRLDVTEEVHEEIARMPEDDPRYPAFITYDWLTYLQDTLVRALW; from the coding sequence ATGGGCACGGGCTTCCAGGCGTCCGGTGACAAGATCACCGCGCACTTCGACCCGGCCGAGGCGGCGGTCCTGCGGTCGGTCGTGTCGCAGATCCTCGAGCTGATCGAGCCGGGGACGACCGGGGACGACCCGTTGGAGCGCGCGCTCGGCATCGGTTCGCCCACGCCGCCGACCGACCCGGTGCTCGCCCGGCTGTTCCCGTCGGCGTACCCGGAGGACGAGAAGGCGGCGGAGGAGTTCCGCCGGTACACCGAGGCGACGCTGCGGGACGGCAAGCGGGCCGACGCGGCCACGGTGCTCGAGACCTTGGCGCCCGGCCGGGTGACGCTCACCCCGGAGCAGGCCCACGCCTGGCTCCGCGCGCTCAACGACGTACGGCTCGCGCTCGGGGTGCGGCTCGACGTGACCGAGGAGGTCCACGAGGAGATCGCGCGGATGCCCGAGGACGACCCCCGGTACCCGGCCTTCATCACCTACGACTGGCTGACCTACCTGCAGGACACCCTGGTACGCGCGCTTTGGTAG
- a CDS encoding MBL fold metallo-hydrolase: MKVTIVGCSGSFPGPDSPSSGYLVEAEGFRLMMDFGNGALGALQRFLGLYDLDAVLLTHLHADHCLDLCAYHVVRTYTPDGPLPGKVPVYGPRDTAQRLNAAYGMPHEPVLENSFEFIPVTTGVRRIGPFEVTAAPMNHPVETYGYRITYGGRSVVYSGDTGESAELVELARDADLLLCEASFLDAPGQPPGLHLNGRQAAEHAARAGVGTLVLTHLVPWYDPARILEDASRGGFDGRMELARSGAVYDLG; this comes from the coding sequence ATGAAGGTCACGATCGTCGGGTGCTCGGGAAGCTTCCCCGGACCGGACAGCCCTTCCTCCGGGTACCTCGTGGAGGCGGAGGGCTTCCGGTTGATGATGGACTTCGGCAACGGGGCGCTCGGGGCGCTCCAGCGGTTCCTCGGCCTGTACGACCTGGACGCGGTCCTCCTCACCCATCTGCACGCCGATCACTGCCTCGACCTGTGCGCCTACCACGTGGTGCGCACGTACACCCCGGACGGCCCGCTGCCCGGCAAGGTGCCGGTCTACGGGCCGCGGGACACCGCCCAGCGCCTCAACGCGGCGTACGGCATGCCGCACGAGCCGGTCTTGGAGAACTCGTTCGAGTTCATCCCGGTCACCACGGGGGTGCGGCGGATCGGGCCGTTCGAGGTGACCGCCGCCCCGATGAACCACCCCGTCGAGACGTACGGCTACCGCATCACCTACGGCGGCCGGTCCGTGGTCTACTCGGGGGACACCGGCGAGTCGGCCGAGCTGGTCGAGCTGGCGCGCGACGCCGACCTGCTGCTCTGCGAGGCGTCGTTCCTCGACGCGCCGGGGCAGCCGCCCGGCCTGCACCTCAACGGCCGCCAGGCCGCCGAGCACGCCGCCCGCGCCGGGGTGGGCACGCTCGTCCTCACCCACCTCGTCCCCTGGTACGACCCCGCCCGGATCCTGGAGGACGCCTCCCGCGGCGGTTTCGACGGGCGGATGGAACTGGCGCGGAGCGGCGCCGTCTATGACCTAGGGTGA
- the clpS gene encoding ATP-dependent Clp protease adapter ClpS, producing MGGTAPAELIRESSDVRSDRPWLTIVWNDPVNLMSYVTYVFQKVFGYPRPKAEKLMMDVHCNGKAVVASGTREEMERNVQILHSYGLWATVQQDV from the coding sequence GTGGGTGGCACAGCTCCTGCAGAGTTGATCCGGGAGTCGTCGGACGTCCGGTCCGACCGGCCGTGGCTCACGATCGTCTGGAACGACCCGGTCAACCTCATGTCGTACGTGACCTACGTGTTCCAGAAGGTGTTCGGCTACCCACGGCCGAAGGCCGAGAAGCTGATGATGGACGTCCACTGCAATGGCAAGGCGGTGGTCGCCAGCGGCACCCGGGAGGAGATGGAGCGGAATGTCCAGATCCTCCACTCCTATGGCCTGTGGGCCACGGTCCAGCAGGATGTCTGA
- the murI gene encoding glutamate racemase, translated as MNSGAIGIFDSGVGGLTVARAIIDQLPNESIFYVADTARQPYGPKPIAKVREYALEVMDHLVEHEVKMLVIACNSASAAVLRDARERYSVPVVEVIQPAVRRAVRVTKNRKVGVIGTRATIESMAYHDAFAAAPDIELVAVAAPLLVEFVERGETMSKELIEVIRGYLKPILDAGCDTLILGCTHYPLLTGAISYVAGDGVTLVSSAEETAKDVYRILHDRGMFNAEAEPFHRFRATGDTALFARLGRRFLGPELRYVEVATLGLRSGRQPSGAGSS; from the coding sequence GTGAACAGCGGGGCTATCGGAATCTTCGACAGCGGCGTCGGCGGCCTCACCGTCGCCCGCGCGATCATCGACCAGCTCCCCAACGAGTCGATCTTCTACGTGGCGGACACCGCGCGACAGCCGTACGGGCCGAAGCCGATCGCGAAGGTCCGCGAGTACGCGCTGGAGGTGATGGACCACCTCGTCGAGCACGAGGTGAAGATGCTGGTCATCGCCTGCAACAGCGCGAGCGCGGCGGTGCTCCGGGACGCGCGGGAGCGGTACTCCGTGCCGGTCGTCGAGGTCATCCAGCCGGCGGTGCGCCGGGCCGTACGGGTGACGAAGAACCGCAAGGTCGGGGTGATCGGGACCCGGGCCACGATCGAGTCGATGGCCTACCACGACGCCTTCGCCGCCGCCCCCGACATCGAGCTGGTCGCGGTGGCCGCGCCGCTGCTGGTGGAGTTCGTCGAGCGCGGGGAGACGATGAGCAAGGAGCTCATCGAGGTGATCCGCGGGTACCTCAAGCCCATCCTCGACGCCGGGTGCGACACGCTGATCCTCGGGTGCACCCACTACCCGCTGCTCACCGGGGCCATCTCCTATGTGGCGGGCGACGGGGTCACGCTCGTGTCGAGCGCGGAGGAGACCGCCAAGGACGTCTACCGGATCCTGCACGACCGCGGGATGTTCAACGCGGAGGCCGAGCCCTTCCACCGGTTCCGCGCGACCGGTGACACCGCCCTCTTCGCCCGCCTCGGCCGGCGGTTCCTCGGGCCGGAGCTCCGGTACGTCGAGGTCGCGACGCTGGGGCTGAGGAGCGGCCGGCAACCATCCGGCGCCGGGAGCTCGTGA
- the rdgB gene encoding RdgB/HAM1 family non-canonical purine NTP pyrophosphatase, translated as MSARVVLATRNAGKIAELRRILAEARLPVELVGLEEFPGVGEIAETGGSFAENALIKARAVARETGLPAIADDSGLCVEIMNGMPGIFSARWAGRHGDDKANLDLLLAQLGDVPDERRKAHFACAAALALPSGEEHVVEGALYGVVIREPRGTNGFGYDPIFVPEGETRTTAEMSPEEKDAISHRGRAFRALVPVIARALGLTA; from the coding sequence ATGAGCGCGCGCGTGGTGCTCGCCACCCGGAACGCCGGGAAGATCGCCGAGCTGCGCCGGATCCTCGCCGAGGCGCGGCTGCCGGTCGAGCTCGTCGGCCTGGAGGAGTTCCCCGGCGTCGGCGAGATCGCCGAGACCGGCGGCTCGTTCGCGGAGAACGCGCTGATCAAGGCGCGCGCCGTGGCGAGGGAGACCGGACTGCCCGCGATCGCCGACGACTCCGGGCTCTGCGTGGAGATCATGAACGGCATGCCGGGGATCTTCTCCGCCCGGTGGGCGGGACGGCACGGCGATGACAAGGCCAACCTCGACCTGCTGCTCGCCCAGCTCGGCGACGTGCCGGACGAGCGGCGCAAGGCCCACTTCGCCTGCGCCGCGGCGCTCGCGCTGCCGTCGGGCGAGGAGCACGTCGTCGAGGGCGCGCTCTACGGCGTGGTGATCCGCGAGCCGCGCGGCACGAACGGCTTCGGCTACGACCCGATCTTCGTGCCGGAGGGCGAGACCCGGACCACCGCGGAGATGTCCCCCGAGGAGAAGGACGCGATCAGCCACCGCGGCCGGGCGTTCCGCGCGCTCGTCCCGGTCATCGCCCGCGCTCTGGGCCTGACCGCGTAG
- a CDS encoding nicotinamidase → MTTALVIVDVQNDFCEGGSLAVAGGAEVAAAITRHLRDNRYDHVVATRDYHIDPGSHFSDEPDYVTSWPAHCVADTPGAAFHPALDTSAVEEVFSKGAHSAAYSGFEGAAPDGTGLAEWLRARGVDAIDVVGIATDHCVRATALDGARSGFSVRVLLGLTAGVARETTDRALAELKEAGVELVGTPIVRS, encoded by the coding sequence GTGACGACCGCGCTCGTCATCGTCGACGTGCAGAACGACTTCTGCGAGGGTGGCAGCCTCGCCGTCGCCGGAGGCGCCGAGGTCGCCGCCGCGATCACCCGTCACCTCCGGGACAACCGATACGACCACGTGGTCGCCACCCGGGACTACCACATCGACCCGGGCTCCCACTTCTCCGACGAGCCCGACTACGTGACGAGCTGGCCGGCGCACTGCGTGGCGGACACCCCGGGCGCCGCCTTCCACCCCGCCCTGGACACCTCGGCGGTCGAGGAGGTGTTCAGCAAGGGCGCCCACTCGGCCGCGTACAGCGGGTTCGAGGGGGCGGCCCCGGACGGCACCGGCCTGGCCGAGTGGCTGCGGGCGCGCGGGGTGGACGCGATCGACGTGGTCGGCATCGCCACCGACCACTGCGTGCGCGCCACCGCCCTGGACGGCGCCCGGTCCGGCTTCAGCGTGCGGGTCCTCCTCGGCCTCACCGCCGGCGTCGCCCGGGAGACCACCGACCGCGCCCTCGCCGAGCTCAAGGAGGCGGGCGTCGAGCTCGTCGGGACCCCGATCGTCCGGAGCTGA
- a CDS encoding MoaD/ThiS family protein, giving the protein MAIEVRIPTILRSYTGGAKAVTAEGSTLKEVIGDLDARHPGLKDRLVDESGLRRFVNVYLNDEDVRFLGGLDTPVSDGDTVTVLPAVAGGAR; this is encoded by the coding sequence ATGGCGATCGAGGTCCGCATCCCGACCATCCTGCGCAGCTACACGGGTGGCGCCAAGGCGGTCACGGCCGAGGGTTCGACGCTGAAGGAAGTGATCGGTGACCTGGACGCCCGCCACCCGGGGCTGAAGGACCGCCTGGTCGACGAGTCCGGCCTGCGGCGCTTCGTCAACGTCTACCTCAACGACGAGGACGTGCGCTTCCTCGGCGGGCTCGACACCCCGGTCTCCGACGGCGACACCGTCACCGTCCTTCCCGCCGTCGCCGGTGGTGCGCGTTAA